The stretch of DNA ATATTGACTTAAATTAATCCAAAATAATGTCAATTAAGACTTTGATAAATTATTCACATATTCGAGACGTTTACAAAAGTTTTTGGTACGTTATATTCTCTTTCGACGTATTATCTAATCTTTCAATATATCATCAGAACTTTTAATATATAGTTCTTTCCTTCGATATATTACTTATTACATCGGTACATTGACTTTTCTTGGATATCCAATATTCCATCGTAATATTTGATCATTCTAACATAATGCTCAAACTTTTAACACGAAATGATTTGTTAACCAATCCTCGCCTAGATATTCAATGTTCCACATACTAATTTTTTATACAATATTCGACTCTCATACGGTTCGATTCTAAAAGCCAAAGTATTTTTCTGGATCAGTTATctcatataaactcatcaatacGTTTCAACTGCCTTGTGACAGCTTAACAACTTGCCATGTGGCGCGATGTTGGGTGACATTGGATAGCAACCTGCCATGTGGTGTGATGTTGACTACCATTAACAACCTGGCATGTGGTGCGATATCGGTTGACGTGGTGGCTTAGCAACGTGCCATATGGTATGATGTGGTTGAATGTCAGCTGACGTGGCTCAATAGTATATTAATCCACGACTCTTTTATTGAGATGACGGCGCCCGTGGACGGTTTTCTTTTTCCTTATCATTTGTAACTATCAATAAGATAATGAAAAAGAAACTCTTAATTTTCTTATCCCTTCcataaaataaagaatatataaaGATTAATTTACACATAATACAACTCACTACAATAATGCATTCATTCAACATCTCTAGGTGTTCAATCACTCATCTTGTCCATCCAAAAGCCTGCTGTAGCATCCAACCTTGCCATTCCTGCTTCCCCAAAACCATGCCCAAATCCCAACTCCATCAGGCATCCAATCTCACCCTCACAGCTTGAGCTCATCCCCACCATCGCCGTGCTTCCCATGATCTCCTGTGGGAAGTCAAGCAGGTTGCACTGCAGCATTGCCATGTTCATAAAAGGGTTTGAGCTGCTGTCTTCTTGCCGTGGGAGTGTGGAGAATGATGAACCCAACTGTTCATGGCACACAACATCTGGCATAAGGAGGTCCAGTGGCGAAGAAGATGACCCCAAGGTGGGAGAAGAAGAACCAGTGTTCTCGTGCTCAGCCTCCTCCCCTTTGCTTTTCTTAAACACCCGACAAAGAACCCAGTCCTCCTGCCACAAGAGAATTCACCAAAAGGAGCCATGAACGTGCTGTTATATGTCATCAGAGATAGGCTTGAGCTGACATGTACTGTTTCTGGAATACCATATTTGCACCACAAGAAGATATACATATGTGACCACATTTAAGAGTTGTGTAAGTTTTGGCATCTATTGCCTTCAGTTAAATAGCCCAAACAAAAACTAATCATTCTGTGTTATTTTTGGCATCTATCGCCTTAACTTAAATCATACTCTTTCTCATGTCCTTTTGCTATAATCTTACGTAACAAGTCTTATCTTCAAGAATTCATGTGATTATTTTCTAGCTACATCAGTCTCCTAATACTGCCAACAACTGCATCATGAAGTCCTGAAGAAAAAGGTTAAACCAGTTCACATCTAGCATGAAAATTTGGTGTAAAAAGTATCATCATGGAAAGTAAAAGATGGTTTCGCATGTCATTTTGCTATCATCTTACATAACAAGTGTCATCTTCAAGAATTGCTGTGATTATTCTGTAACTACAACAGTCACTTGTTAATGCCAACAACCACATCATGAAGTCCTGAAGAAAAAGATTAAACCAGTTCATATCTAGCAAGAAAATTTGGTGTAAAAATTTGTAGTAGGCAAATCTTTGTGATACGAATCTCTACTGCAACAAATGAAAGCTATATATGATATATGTATACCTTGGGGGGTGAATGAAGAaccaagaaaagaagagagagaaccaAGAAAATTTGATGTGGCTGAAGAaccaagaaaagaagagagagaaaagggCGAATTCTTGATCAAATGAAAGCAATATATGATATATGTATACCTTAGGGGTTGAATGAGGGTTCTCCATTCGGAACTCATGCATGACCCAGCCAGACTTTATTCCATTGGGAGCTCTACCTCCGTAGAACACCAGCGTCTTCCTCATCCCAACCTTCGCATGCGTGCTCGGCTCGTAAACCGTTCTATCTTTCCCGGTAGCTTTCCAGTAACCAGATCTGGTCGCCCGATTCGTGCGCGATCCGGTGGCGTACTTGCGGTCGCGGAagctgaagaagtaccactcgtCGGCGCCCAGCTTAGCCACATCTACGACATATCCAAGACCACAGCTTAGCATAAGATCAGTACAATGAGCAAAGTAGGTCGATTTACCTGGAAGCTCCCATGGCTCGCGAGTGTGCAGATCCACCTCCACCATGGTCGCCTCCGAGGTGCTTTCGTTGATCACCTTCTTGTAGAGATAGTGACAGACCAGCTCCTCATCGCTGGGGTAGAACCTGAACCCTGGTGGCAACGTGAATTCTATGTCTCTCAGTCCCATCAGAGGAAGGCTTTTAATTTGCTGGTGCAGCAGGCAACCTACGAGAGCTTCAATTCTTGAGAGGAGGAGGTCTGGgagcgtatatatatatatatatatatattaacgatCCTGGAGTCTATCGTTTGCAGTAGAAGCGTGTGCAGCCGTCGCAGTCTCTGATTGGACGTCAACGGACTGATGCTTGTGCTGAAGGACTTGAGAAGACCGCAACAGCAAGAAATCTCGATATGGcaaaggagaaaaagaagacGTCATCTCAATGTTCATCGTCGAACACAGAATGGTTTTACGATATTTGAGGTTGCTATGTCCGAGAAATAATTCTGACGAGATGACGGGGAGTTGGTATGAGGTAATAATTGGCCCCGTCGTCTACAATTATTCATGGTCACGCCGGGAGTGGGGTCTCATCTCTTGTCCTCTTATCTGAGCCAAACAAGTCACAGGCTGTTCTTAACATGCATGCATGAGAACTAACACTCGATCACAGTAGAACAAGTACGATGGTTTTTATGTTGCCTAGTTTGATTTGGGAACAGAAACAAGTTATCCCAAATAAGTTGCTAATGTATTATTCTTAAGATCCATATATATACACTAATTAATAGCAAATGGACCAAAATGAGATCACGAGTCCATGTAATCCAAGctgataattaataataataacctAGGCTGGATTCGGTTGTATGTGGATCCAATTCTCTTGTTCAGTAGCCGCCAAATATTGAAAGTACGCCTGTTAGATGTTGTCCCTTGCAAGTAAAACAAAATTCCATACTAATTGTATTTTGTAAAAGAAGTTTATGGCCTTGCAGAAAAAAAGACAATATCTTTTAGTGGAGATAATGTCTAATCTTTAATTAGTCTTTGAGGGAACAGATTTGAAGTAAACACTGTTAAGTGTGATCTGAAGACAGATCGAGAGAAGATAGACAAGCATTTTGGAACTTCTCCGACTCTACCTCAGATGACACAAGCAATGCCAAGCTAGAGAACCTGCTGCAACAAGATTGCACCCTGCATGCAAGAACAAAGATGACGCTGCAGAGAAGATCCAATGAAGTGTCTTATGTAATCAAACACCATTGCTTTTCCACAAGGAAAGGAGAAGAGGATCACATCTATAGGTTTTCCAATGGCTGATGCACCGAAAAGAGTGACACTTTGTCCTTGTTAGGCTCACTGATGAGGTGTAGCATGGCTTTCCATTCGTTTGGGTGTGGATGGAGGAGGATAGAGTTCAAGAAGCACATCTTGGATAAGGAAATGAGATGCAATTATTAAGCACCATGATTGGGGACTTTGATGGTTTCTCCATTTGGACAGCCAATGGAGCTCAGGCTTTGTACAAAGAGTGATGACTCCATTCTCCCTCCCTAGAAATTGCAGGCAGAACACATTGGCGATGAGTCCCTCATTGGCCAACCCTCCTCCTCGTGCTGTCACCCGGCtcccaatcataatcagctcaatcatTCTGCGATAGCATCATGAGCAACTAATTCAACATGGTTGGCAATCCACCGATCGCCCGGTCGCTGTTCGATCGATATAGAACGATCGATGACGATGTCGATGGATTCCTGATGGACCACTCATCTTGCTCCTCACTGTCACAAAATGACATACTCATCATTGTCTTTGTCTCCATCACTGGAACAAACAATTTGTATTGATTAATGCAAGGGCGATTAACTGTATCTCAATCGAAATTACAGAGTGATTATAACAAGCACCAAACAGATTTGATTGGTTTTGCATCAGCAGCAACAGCTATGCATGGATCTAAACATTCTGTGGCAGGATGGATGATCCAAAAGCTGTGACAAAAGAGTTGAAGATAGAGAGAGTTGCATTTTATCCCACTAAGGGAGACCAAGTAAAGAAATTTGCATCATTATTCTTTCTCTAAGATCACTCGTCGGATGGCTATGTTCCATTAAATGGATGTCAATTCTTGAAAAGTTGTGTGCGCATGGGTAGCTCAGCTGCTAAAGGATGCCTATGATTGAGCTTTCAACAAGTTGTAAGCTCTTTTATCTATCAGATGGACAAGCTGATGCAGCTTCTTTGTCAAAGGTCTAATCATTCAATGTGTATCTCCTCCTATTTAGCACACAGTTGTTGTTGGTTAAgccattatttatatttatatatatatatatatatatgatgaattttatttgcccgctatttattgttcataggatataaaaaatgaaaaactaGTTTGTTTTGAAGCATATTATCCAATTTTATCCATCTAAGCCAACGTCTTATTCTCTTTGAAGGACTAACATAACTTTGAATTCTTGGGATATAATCTATGCGCTTTCTTAGTTTGAAGGCATAACTTTCAGATTTACATAGGATGATGTAAACTCTGCCGATCATTCCAATGCAAGAGAATGATAAAAGTACTGGCAGCTATTGAGctacaaagaaacaaaaaaaatggtACTCTAATCTCAATGAATGATCATAAATCTGATACTTGTGAGTTCAGTGACGTCCTCTGTTTTAATTTCCACATCATACTTGTTTAAGATTAAAAAGAGTCTCCTCACTGAATGGTATTATAATCAATTATCAGAGGAATGGTATCATCCTTGCCGACATCTAATATATTATGAAGATTTTTGAAGACAGCATCGTAATATTGTGAGAACATTTTGTGGAATTAGCTACCAAGATTATAGCTAACATCCATTCATTGGTTTCCTTGAAGAATAATGCATGACGTCCCAAATAATTAAGTTAATGACAAAGAACAACTTGGAATGATGCAAACACATCCCAACCCAATGACAATCCGGTAGAACAACCCGTGATCAAGTATGTGGCTCAGTCGAATGCCTGGACTACTTGTAACCAGCACATACAATACAATATGTCATTGTGCTAAGCATTAATGGTCATCCATGCCAACAAGCTCAAATGGTTGTGATCAATCATTCTCTTGAAAGAGATTGGCTACTTACTGCCTCAGGACTAAAATATTTGCACAAGTAAGCCAGTAAtggtttggtttcatcaaaaaactgTCTTGATAACTTGGGAAGGTGGCAAAGTGTTGTCTGCAAGCATTGTTTTATGCTGACTGTGCTGAAAGTGAAGCACAGATGTACTTGTTGAGAGAGTTCACAGTTGGGGATTTGGTTAGAAGAACAGTTAGCAGTCAAGATTACTGAGAGTGAGTCACAACAATAGTTAGCAGTCAAGAATAATAAGATTACAAACTAGAAAGATGCAATTAAGGTGTTACTAAGGCGAAAAGCAAGCGAATTTTCTGACATCCACAGGATTTAATGCTTTGGATTTAGTCAAAAGGATGAGATGTTGCAGATGTATACTGATTTGTTTCTTCAAGAGACCATTGAACTATATATCTTTCTCATGAGATCAGGAGGTACTGTCCCACAGTTGACGAACAAGAGGAAAGAAAGTGGACAAACAAGATCTTATGCACAATAAAGAGAGCAATACATCTGGAAGAAGTAATGGAGAAGCTGCAACCTGGACACCTTGGTAACAATTCTGAACACACCAATGTCCTCAGCCCCTTCTCAATTAATGGGTCCAATGAAAGTGACTTCTGTATCATAGTTGATTTTATGGTGTTATGCCTGATGTCAACATCAATTATGGGTTACAAATGTTCTGTAAAGTCCAAAGAGTGAAATTATGGTAGACTTTTTATTCACACTTCATAAATCTGAGATAGACTTTCATGGAGGTCAATCTACTATGAATTGCTAAATAAGACTAGGAAAAATGTATTTGGAGACACATGAATAGAATAATTACCACTAGTTTTGATGGATGATTctgatagaagatcatgataaaaaCATACATGTAATAATATCCCTATATTACTTACATTctcaatcaatctatgatttgaggAGCGATCTAAGCCATCAAAACCCAACCTCATCGACAATAATTGAGCTTTTGATTCATACATCAAACTTCTCTTGTTTTAATCGCACTTCCCAACATAGCCTTTGTTTGACTTCCCTTGCTTTGTTGTTTTGCTCGATGGTCTTTCTTAATGGTTCAATCACTGCAGAGATTTAACCATCCGAGCCTGGTTGCTGTGGTTTCTACTGCACCTATACTATTGCTACCGTGGTTTTCGCTACGCCTATGGCCCCCGCCAAGATAGACCCTCTATGTGGATAGGTCAACCAATGTCAAGAGAGGAGGGGCGAGGCTTGTCCTGAAGGGACCGACGACCGACGATCAACTATACAAGCATGCGCTTCACTTCGAATTCAAGGCCACTAACAACAAAGTTGAATAAGAAGTACTATTGTCGAGTCTCCGCCTCACTCTAGAATTACATATGGGAGAGTTTGAAGTCTTCAACGACATACAGTTAGTGGTAAGCCATATTAGCGTGTTGAGAAACCTTAATAGAGCATCATCATATATACAgcaaaaaacaaaaccaaaaaccTAAATTTTTCAAAGAAAAATATCTAGTTGTCATTTGTTAGATGTAATACCTGTCATTTGTTATTTGTCATTTGTTAGATGTATATACAACAAAAccaaaaccaaaaaatatatatgtcatTTGTTAGATGTAATACctggggagattgtatatcctcaaaaaatctaaaatcaactatcctcctctctagcggtgatctgcaTGGCAGATgtggtgacgacgctcctcaaatcgcagTATAATCTTCTTCTCTATGCGTACCACAAGAATGCACTATCTTAAAGAAGGGGCTTTTTGCTGTCCACGTGCCTCAAACAAGGTTGTCAattgaggaggagaggagagagatgAGAATAAGAGAGGTGATCAAGAGAAGACTAGCCTATGcggtccctcctatttatagagattcctaccacttaaccctaatggatcctactttattgggtactagatctttatccaattactaagcctctta from Musa acuminata AAA Group cultivar baxijiao chromosome BXJ2-11, Cavendish_Baxijiao_AAA, whole genome shotgun sequence encodes:
- the LOC135626187 gene encoding NAC domain-containing protein 100-like → MGLRDIEFTLPPGFRFYPSDEELVCHYLYKKVINESTSEATMVEVDLHTREPWELPDVAKLGADEWYFFSFRDRKYATGSRTNRATRSGYWKATGKDRTVYEPSTHAKVGMRKTLVFYGGRAPNGIKSGWVMHEFRMENPHSTPKEDWVLCRVFKKSKGEEAEHENTGSSSPTLGSSSSPLDLLMPDVVCHEQLGSSFSTLPRQEDSSSNPFMNMAMLQCNLLDFPQEIMGSTAMVGMSSSCEGEIGCLMELGFGHGFGEAGMARLDATAGFWMDKMSD